The Motilibacter peucedani DNA window GGTCGGCCGCCGCCATCATGGCCCGGCTGGTGTCGGCGACGAGCAGCTCGCGCACCGCCAGCCCGGTGTGCGCGTCGATGCCGTCGACGCCCACGAAGGCGACGTCGAGCTGCAGCGCCGACAGGCCCGCCAGCGCGAGCGGTCCGACGAGCGCGCCCGACGGGGTGCAGTGCCCGCCCGTGACGACGAGGCGCACGCGGGGATGGTGCTGCTCGACGGCGCGCGCGACGCGTACGGACGTGGTCACGATCGTGACGCCCGGCACCCGGGCGAGCCGGCGGGCGACCGCCGGGGCGACGGCGCCCGGAGAGACGCCGACCACGGCACCCGGCCGGACGACGCCCGCGGCACGGGCGGCGAGAGCCTCGCGGGCCGCTGCGAGCCGGGAGGAGGTGGTCGTGTTCACGTCAACATGCCCATGCCCGCCAGCGTGCCACCGCTCCGCCGCGCGGTCAACGGGGCCCGCTGCAGGTTTCTCCACCGGTCTGAGGTGCAATGACCCGGTACGTCCGTCAGCTTCGCCGTGCCCGGGAGTGGCCATGCAGAACCCCCAGCTCGACCGCCGCCGCTTCCTCGCCCTCGGCTCCGGGCTCGCGGCCGCGATGGGGCTCGCCGCCTGCGGCAGCAACAACGGCCGCTCGGAGGGCTCCGGGCCGGCGTCGAGCGCCGGCAGCTCGGGCGGCTCCGGCGGCGGGGGCGGCACGCCGTCGCTGTCGCAGTGGTACCACCAGTACGGCGAGACCGGCACGCAGCAGGCCGTCGAGAAGTACGCCGCGGCGTACGACAAGGCAGAGGTCTCGGTGCAGTGGACGCCCGGCGACTACGACAAGAAGGCCGCGGCCGCGCTGCTCACCGGCAACGGCCCCGACGTCTTCGAGTACGGCAACGGCGCGACCCTCGACATGATCCGAGGGGGCCAGGTCGTCGACCTGACCGACCTGCTGGGCGACGCGAAGGACGACTTCACGCCCTCGCTGATCGAGCGGATGACCTACGAGGGCAAGCTCTACGCGATCCCGCAGGTCACGGACATGCAGCTGCTGGTCTACCGCAAGAGCCTGCTCGAGAAGGCCGGCGTGCAGCCCCCGAAGACGCTCGACGAGCTCATCGACGCCGCCCACACGCTGACCACCAAGAAGGCGAAGGGGCTGTTCGTCGGCAACGACGGCGGCGTGGGCGTGCTGCCCGGGCCGCTGCTGTGGGCGTCGGGCGCCGACTACCTCGACGACTCCGACGCGCCGGGCTTCACGACGCCCGAGGTGGCCCAGGGCTTCGCCAAGCTGCACTCGCTGTTCACCAGCGGCTCGCTGCTCCTGGGTGCTCCGACCGACTGGAGCGACCCCTCGGCCATCAGCCAGGGCCTCACCGCCATGCAGTGGACCGGGCTCTGGACGGTGCCGGCCCTGCAGAAGTCGCTCGGCGACGACTTCGGCGTCCTGCCCTTCCCCGCCAACGGCAGCGGCGGCAAGCCCGCTGTGCCGGTCGGCGCCTACGGCTCGCTCGTCAACGCGAAGAGCAAGGACGTCGAGGCGGCCAAGGCCTACGTCAAGTGGCTCTGGGTGGACAACACCCAGGCGCAGGAGGACTGGGCCACCGGCTACGGCTTCCACATCCCCGCGCGCAAGAGCCTCGCGGAGAAGTCGACCAAGCTGCAGACCGGCGTGGCCGCCGACGCCGTCTCGTTCGTCAACGACTACGGCCACGCCCAGACGCCGCTGCTCTGGACGCCCGCCTCGTCGACCGCCTTCGGCGACGCCACGAGCCGGATCATCAAGGACGGCTCCGACCCGGCCAAGCAGCTCGCAGGCGTGGCGACCAAGGTGAAGTCCGAGATCTCCCGGGTGAAGAGCTAGGCGGTGGGAGAGCCGGCGCAGCTCCAGGCCGACCGGCTGGGGCGGCTCGGGCGGTTCCGCGGCAGCCAGGACCGCAACCTGTGGTTCTGGGCGTTCGTCGGGCCGTTCACGGTCGGCCTGCTGGTCTTCGTCTACGTGCCGATCGGCTGGAGCCTCTACCTCAGCTTCTTCGACGCGCGCAACACGGTCACGCCGAGCGACTTCGTCGGGCTCGGCAACTACCGCGACATGCTCACGGACCCCGCGTTCGTCGACAGCCTCGGGACGTTCACGGCGTTCGCCGCCTTCATCGTGCCGTCGACGTTCGCGATCTCGCTCGGCCTGGCGCTGCTGGTGCACAACGCCCGGTGGCTGCAGGGCTTCTTCCGCTCGGTGTTCTTCCTGCCGACGGCGTGCTCCTACGTCGTGGCGTCCCTGGTCTGGAAGCTCTCGATCTTCAACGGCGTGCGGTTCGGGCTGGCCAACACCGTGCTCGGGTGGTTCGGCCAGGACCCGGTCGCGTGGCTGTCCGTGACGCACCCGCCGTGGTACTGGGTGGTGTTGGTGACGCTGCGGCTCTGGCTGCAGTCGGGCTTCTACATGATCCTCTTCATCGCCGGGCTGAAGCGCATCCCACGCGACATCTACGAGGCGGCCGCCGTGGACGGCGCCAAGCCGGGGTGGCAGACCTTCAGGTGGATCACGCTGCCGTCACTGCGCGCCACGTCGACTGCCGTCCTGGTGCTGCTGCTCGTCAACGCCTACCAGTCGTTCGACGAGTTCTTCAACCTGCTCTCGAGCTCGGGGCAGTACCCGCCCTACGCCCGCCCGCCGCTCGTCTACCTCTACTACCTCGCGCTGGGCAACGGGCAGGACTTCGGCCACGGCAGCGCCGGTGCCGTGGTCCTCACGCTGATCATCGCGGTGGTCACGGTCGCGCAGGGGCGGCTGCTCGGGCTGGGGAGGAGGGACTCGTGAGCGCCACGGTCGCGAGCAGGCGGCGGCGCAGACGTACGCCTCTGGAGCGGGTGAGTGCGGCGCTGCGGCTGGCGATCCTGCTGCTGGCCTCGGTGCTGTTCCTCGTGCCGTTCTACCTGGTGGTGCGCAACGGGCTCGCCTCCGAGGCCGACATCACCTCGCCGGACTGGACGCTGTTCCCCCGCACCCTGCACTTCAGCAACGTGCGCGACCTGTTCGACGACCCGGCTGTCGACATGGCGCGCAGCATGCTCAACTCGCTGGTCGTGGCGGTGCTGCAGACGCTGGGTACGCTGCTCGTCTGCTCGCTCGCCGGCTACGGTCTCGCGCGCATCCCCTACCGCTACGCCTCGGCCGTCTTCTGGCTGATCCTCATCAGCATCATGGTGCCGGCGTCGGTGACGTTCGTGCCGACCTTCGTGCTGGTCTCGAGCCTCGGCTGGGTCAGCACGCTGCGCGGCCTGATCGTGCCCGTGCTCTTCAGCGGGCTGGTGGCCTTCCTGTTCCGGCAGTGGTTCCTCGCGTTCCCGCGCGAGCTCGAGGAGGCGGCGCGGATCGACGGTCTCGGCTACATGGGGTCCTACTGGCGCATCGTGGTGCCCAACTCGCGGGGGTTCTTCGCCGCCGTCGGCACCATCACCTTCATCGGCGCCTGGAACTCGTTCCTGTGGCCGCTCGTCATCGCCCAGGACTCCTCGTCGTGGACGGTGCAGATCGCGCTGTCGACCTTCCTGACCGCCCAGACGGTCAACCTGCACGAGCTGTTCATGGCGGCGGCGGTGGCGATCGTGCCGCTGCTGGTGGTGTTCGCGGTGCTGCAGCGCTTCATCATCCAGGGCGTCGAGACGACCGGCACCGACTGACAGGTCGCGTTCAGGTAGGGAGCCGTAGCATCGTGGCCATGGCGGGTCGCAGCGACGTCGAGGAAGCTGTCGAGCGCGTCAAGGACGCGGTCAAGCCGCGGCTGCGCGGGTGGCTCCACGCGGGCACGTTCCCGGTCGCCGTCGTCGCGGGCATCGTCCTGGTGGCGGTCAGCCCGACCGAGCGGGCGCGCATCGCGACCGCGGTGTTCTCGCTGACGGCGGCGCTGCTGTTCGGCGTCTCCGCGGCCTACCACCGCTTCACGTGGTCGCCGCGCGCCCAGCGCGTGCTCATGCGGCTGGACCACTCGAACATCTTCCTGATCATCGCGGGCACCTACACGCCGTTCGGCGCGCTGCTGCTGCCCTCGCACCACGGGCGCACCCTGCTCTGGATCGTGTGGGTCGGCGCCCTGCTCGGCGTGCTCTTCAGGGTGTTCTGGACCGACGCGCCGCGCTGGCTCTACACGCCGGTCTACATCGCGCTGGGCTGGGTGGCGGTCTTCTTCCTGCCCGAGATCCTCCACCACGGCGGCGTCGCGGTGCTCGTGCTGCTGATCGTCGGAGGCGCGCTCTACTCGGTCGGCGGGCTCATCTACGCCGCCCGCCGGCCCGACCCGTCGCCGCGGTGGTTCGGGTTCCACGAGGTCTTCCACGCGTGCACGCTGGCCGCCTTCGTCATCCACTACGTGGCCGTGTCGATGGTGGCCTACACCTCGAGCTGAGGCGCGGGGGGTCCGGTCGGAGTCGGTGCGGGGAGCGCGGGTACGCGGTGGCTGAGCGCCCGGCCGCAGGCCGCCGGGCCGCTCCATCGGCGCACCGCGGAGTCGCAGGCGGCACGGTAGGCGGGCGGAGGTCGTACGCGCACGCCGGTCGCTCGCCCCGCATCTGGCGCTCGACTCGAACGTCGCCGCTCAGTCCAGGACGTGTCCGCGCAAGCGCCCCTCTACCCACCCCTTCCTCATCTTGTGCCAGCGACGGCTCTCCGGTAGGATTCGAACACACGTTCGAACCGGCGGGTGGTGGCAGTGGCGCAGGGTGCGGGTGCGGGGCCTTCTCTGGCCGACCTGATGCCGCCGCCGGATGCGACGTGGTTCGGCGAGCTCGACGATCCGGAAGAGATCGACTGGGTCGACTGGTCGGATCTGCGGTGGGCCGACGAGACCTGGACCCATGGGCCCTCGGTCCCGGAGCACTCGGAGCCGGTGGAGCGCGCGGAGCAGTGGGGCTGGGTGCCGGGTGAGGGGCTGTTGCGGGAGCTGGCGGGGCCGGGCCGGGTGTTGGGCGAGGCGCTGGCGGGGGTGGCGCCCTCACCGGGGCTGGTGGCGGCGTTGTGCACGCTGGACGACCCGCGGGACCCGGCCGCCACGGTGTGGTGGATCGACCCGGGCGGCCCGCGGTGCGAGTCCCGGGCGCTGGACGAGGCCGAGCTGACCGTCGGGGTGGCGCAGGCGTGGGACCGGGTCGCCTCCTGGGCGTGCGCGCAGCGCGAGACCGCGGTTCAGCGCGCCCGCGCGCTGATGGTGTCGATGCCGTCCCCGGACCCGGTGGGGGTGCCGCGCTGGTCCGGGGCGGAGGCCGCTGCGGGTGAGCTGGCGGCGGCGTTGCGGATCTCCCCGCGCTCGATCGACGCCCGGCTCGAGCGCGGCGCCCGCCTGCACACAGCACACCCAGGCACGCTGTGGCTGCTCGAGCAGGGCCTGCTGACCTGGGCGCACGCCCAGGCGGTGGTCGAGGTGTGCGCGCCGCTGACCGACCCCGCGCACCTCGCGGCGGTCGAGGCGCGGGTACTTGCCGCCGCGCCGGAGCAGACCCCGGCGCAGCTGCGGCGCTCGCTGGTGCGGGCGGTCGCCCGGGTCGACCCGGCCGGGCACGCCGCCCGCCACACCGCCGCCGCCACCGAGTCGGTCGGCGTGCGGATGGTCCCGCTCCCCGACGCCCTGGTGAGCATCACCGCGGTGCTGCCCGCACCGGCCGGGCAGACAGTCCTCGGCGCGCTCGACACCCTCGCCTCCGCGCTGCGCGACACCGTCAGCGGCAAGGGCGACGGTGAGCAGGACGGCGGCGAGGGCCGTGGCGCTCGACCCGCGACCAGGCCTCGGGTGGGTGCGGCTGAGCGGGCGGATGCGTTGGTGGTGCTGGCCGCCGCGCTCGCCGCGCACCCCGAGCTGGTCACCGGGGTGCTGGCCGCGGAGCCGGCGCGCCCGCTGGTGCGGGTCACGATCAGCGCCGACACCTTGCTCGGCCTCACGCAGCACCCCGGTGAGCTCGCCGGCTACGGCCCGATCCCGGCCGGCATGGCGCGCGCGCTGGCCGCGGACGGCACCTGGGCCCGGTTCGTCACCGACCCGGCCACCGGGCAGCTGCTCGACGCGACCCCGCACCGCTACACCCCGAGCGGGCGGACCCGCGCGTTCGTCGTCGCCCGCGACCAGACCTGCCGACACCCCGGCTGCTCCGCACCCGCCGAGACCGCCGACCTCGACCACACCGCACCGTTCGACCACCAGGACCCGGCCCGCGGCGGCCCGACCACCACCGTGAACCTCGGACCGCGCTGCCGACGCCACCACAACCTCAAGACCTGGCACGGCTGGCGCACTTGGACCACCCCCGACGGAGCCATCGCCCACCGCACACCACTCGGGCGCACCTACACCGTCGCCGTCCCGCCCCAACCCACCGCATAGCCCGCCGTCCCGCGAGGGCCGAGCGCCCTCGCGCGCCCAGCCGCGCCGAGCTGCAGATCATCTACGCTGACCGACCGTGCGCATCGTGATCGCCGAGGACAGCGTCCTGCTGCGCGAGGGCCTGACCCGGCTGCTCGGCGACGGCGGGCACGAGGTCGTCGCTGCCGTCGGCGACGGCCCCGAGCTGGTGGCCGCGGTGGAGGAGCACCGGCCCGACCTGGCGGTCACCGACGTACGCATGCCGCCGACGCACCGCGACGAGGGCCTGCGCGCGGCGATCGAGGCGCGCCGCCGCGTACCCGGGCAGCCGGTGCTGGTGCTGAGCCAGTACGTCGAGGACACCTACGCCGCCGAGCTGCTCGCCTCCGGAGACGGCCGGGGGGTCGGCTACCTGCTCAAGGACCGCGTCGCCGACGTCGGCGACTTCCTGGCCGCGGTGTCGCGGGTGGCCGCGGGCGAGGCGGTGCTCGACCCGGAGGTCATCGCCCAGGTGCTGGTGCGGCGCCGCTCGGTCGACCGGCTCGCCGCGCTGACGCCCCGCGAGCGCGAGGTGCTCGCGCTGATGGCCGAGGGCCGGTCGAACCAGGCGATCGCCGAGCGGCTCGTCGTCACCGACGGCGCGGTCGAGAAGCACGTGACCAGCGTGTTCGGCAAGCTCGGGCTGCACCCCGACGCCGGGGACTCGCGCCGGGTGCTGGCCGTGCTCGCCTGGCTCGGCGAGCCCTGAGCCGGAGAACGACACGGCTGTAGTTCGAGACGCTACGATGCCCGCATGGACGCCGTCAGAGCTCTGAGCGGGACCCCCGACGAGCACGCGGGGGCAGGCACGCTGTCCGAGCGCGAGCAGGAGATCCTCGCCTTCGAGCGCCAGTGGTGGAAGTACGCCGGCGCCAAGGAGCAGGCGATCCGCGAGCTGTTCGACATGTCGGCGACGCGCTACTACCAGGTCCTCAACGCGCTGCTCGACCGTCCTGACGCGCTCACCCACGACCCGATGCTGGTCAAGCGGCTGCGCCGGCTGCGCGCCTCGCGCCAGCGGGCCCGGTCCGCCCGCCGGCTCGGCTTCGACGCCTGATGGCCGGTCGTCGCGACGACGGCGGCGGGGGCTCGCCCCTCGAGGGGCTGGGGGCCCCGCGCCGCGGGTCGCACCGCACCGGCGGCGGGCTCGGCGGCCTGCTGACCTCGCTGGGCGCCGTGCTGGCCGTCGTGGTCCTGCTCGGCGGGCTCTACGTCGCCTTCGGCCGCGACTCGGGCGACGACGACGGGGGCGCGACCGCCACCGGGGGCTCGAGCTCCGCCCCGGTCGCGACCGAGGCCGCCAGCGCGAGCGCCACCCCGGCGCCCACGCCCAGCGCCACCCCCTCCGCGACGCCCACCCCCTCGGAGACGCCGAGCTCCGAGGCCTCGCCGAGCGGCACTCCGGCCGCCGAGTCCGGCACCGCGGGCGACGGCGGCGCCGAGGACCCGGGCGCGGGTGACGAGGAGGGACTCCACGACCTGCCGGTCGTCGTGCTCAACCAGTCCGGCCAGGCCGGGCTCGCGGGCCGCACCGCCAGCGCGCTGCGCGCCACCGGCTGGACCGTCTCCTCGGTCGGCAACTTCCACGGCAGCGTGCCGAGCACGACGGTCTACTACCCCGACGGCGCCCTGGCTGCCGCGCAGGCGCTGGCCGCCGAGCTGCCCGGGCCCGACCGCGTGCGCCCCGTCTTCTCCGGCATCTCGGCCACCAAGCTCACCGTCATCCTGGCCTGAGCGGCGAGGCCGTGACCGAGCCCGCCGACCCGCTGCACGCCCCGCTGCGCACCGACGAGGGCCGCGCCGGCCTCGCCGCGCTGCTCGCTGCGCCCGGGCGGGCGGTCGTCGGGCTCGACTTCGACGGCACGCTCGCCCCGATCGTCGACGACCCCGCCGACGCGCGCGCCCACCCGGCGGTGCGCGGCGTCCTCGAGCGGCTCGCGCCGCTGCTCGGGCGGCTGGCCGTCGTCACCGGCCGGCCGGTCGAGCAGGTCGTCGAGCTCGCCGGTGTGGCGCAGCTGCACCGGCTCGAGGTCCGCGGCCACTACGGCCTCGAGCGCTGGGACGCCGCCGCCGGGCGGGTCGTCCGCCCCGAGCTCCCCCCCGGCGTCGAGCAGGTGCGGCGCGCCCTGCCGGGTCTGCTGCTCGCCCTGGCGCCCGATGCGGCGGTGGAGGACAAGGGCGCCTCCCTGGCCGTCCACACCCGGCGCACGCCCGCGCCCGAGGAGACCTTCGAGCGGCTGCAGGCCCCGCTGGCCGAGCTGGCCGAGGCGCACGGGCTCGTGGTCGAGCCAGGTCGCTTCGTGCTCGAGCTGCGCCCGCCCGGCGCCGACAAGGGCGGCGCCCTGCGCGCGCTGGCCGACGAGCTCGGCGACCCGTCGGCGGTGGTGTTCGTCGGCGACGACCTCGGCGACCTGGCCGCGTTCGAGGCCGTGCGGGCGCTGCGGGCGGGGGGCACGCCTGGCGTCGTCGTCTGCAGCGGCTCCGACGAGGTGCCCGAGCTGCTGCAGCTCGCTGATGCGGTGGTGGAGGGCCCCGCTGGCGTCGCGAGCTGGCTCACCGCGCTGGCCGACGCGCTGGGGACGCCGGAGCACCCGAACGGCGCACCGGTGCCACCCGCTTGAGCGGTCAGATCGACCTCCTGCCCGCCGATGCTGGCTCTGAGCCGGACTCGGAGGGGGTGAGGGCTCGATGCGTCGGAGCCGCTCCCGCCTGCCCGGGTCCACCCCGGTCTGGCTCTGCACGGTGGTCCTCGCCGCTGCCGCCGTCGTGCTGCTCCGCACGGGTGCGCTCGGCACCGCGCCGGCACCGGGCGCCCCCCACGCCCCGTGGCTGCTGCTGGTCGCCGCCCTGGCCGTCGCCGAGACGGTCATCGTGCACGTCGAGTTCCGCCGCGAGGCGCACACGTTCGGCTTCAACGAGCTGGTGCTGGCCGGGGGGCTGCTCGCCGTCGGGGGTCGTGAGCTCGTGCTCGCGCAGGCCGTCGCGACGGTCGTCGCGATGCTCGCCCGGCGCCAGGTGCCGCTGAAGTTCGCCTTCAACGTCGCCCAGTACTCCCTCGCCACGGCCACCACCGTCGCCGTGCTCGGCGCCGTCTGCCCGCGGCCCCACCTGCTCGACCTGCCCACGGCGCTGGCCGTCCTGGGCGCCACCGTCGCCGGCTCCACGGTCAGCTGGGTGGCGATCCTCGCCGCCATCGCGCTGGTCGACCGGCCGCCCAGCCGGGGCGAGGCGCTCGAGGTGCTGCTCGTCGGCTACCTCGGCGTGCTCGCCAACGCCGGGCTCGGCCTGAGCCTGCTGCTGCTCCTGCGCGAGGGTCCGCTGGCGCTGCTGTGCGCCGCCCCCGCCGCCGCCGTCGCGATCGCGTCCTACCGCGCCTACCTCGCGAGCCGGCAGCGCCGCGAGCACCTCGCCTTCCTGCTCGAGGCGACAAGCGCCCTGCAGTCCGGCGGCGACCCCAGCGACACGAGCGGCGGCTGGGCGACGGTGCTGCGTACCCTGCGCACCGCCCTGCGCGCCGAGAGCGCGGTGCTGCTCGTGGCACCGAGCGGAGCGGGCGGCACCGCGGGCGACGACGGCTGGCTGCTGCTGCGTACGGCTGCGGTCGGCGACGAGGGCGTCGCCCGGTTCGAGCGGGTGCCGGCCGAGGCCGCCGCAGCCCTGCGCCCGTCGGTCGACGGGCTGCACGACCGGCGCCGCGGCGCCGGCGACGCCGCCTGGCTCGCGGCCCGCGACTGGCCGGGCGCGCTGAGCGCGACCATCTCCGACGAGGCCCGGGTGCTCGGGCACCTGCTGCTCGGGCCGCGCGTCGGCGCCAACGCGCACTACGCCGCCGCAGACCTCGTGCTCGTCGAGGCGCTCGCCAACCAGGTCAGCGGGGTGCTCGAGACCGGGCGGCTCGAGCAGGCGCTGCGCCAGATCACCGTGCTCAAGGAGCAGATGCAGCACGAGGCCTGGCACGACCCGCTGACCGCGCTCGCCAACCGGGCGCTGTTCCGCGACCGGCTCGAGGCGGCGGTCGGCGCGCCCGACGGCGTCTCCGTGCTGCTGGTCGACCTCGACGACTTCAAGGCGGTCAACGACGAGCTGGGGCACGCGGCCGGCGACCGGCTGCTGCGCGCGGTCGGCGACCGCATGCGCGAGGTCGTGCGCGACCTCGACACCCCCGCCCGCCTGGGCGGCGACGAGTTCGCCGCGGTGCTCCCGGGCTGCTCGCCCGACGACGCGCACGAGGTCGCGGCCCGCCTGCTGGCCGCCCTCTCGGCACCGGTCCAGCTCGACGGCGCCCGCGTCCCGGTCCGCGCGAGCGTCGGCATCGCCACCCTCGGCGGCGAGCACCTCACCCCCGAGGAGCTGCTGCGCCGCGCCGACCTCGCGCTCTACGCGGTCAAGGCCGAGGGCAAGACCGGCGCCCGCGCCTGGTCGCCGTCGCTGACCAGCGCGATGGAGCGGCGTACGGTGCTGACCGCCACGCTGCCGGCCGCCATCGCGGGCGGCGAGATCGTCTGCCACTACCAGCCGGTGCTCGATCTGGGCAGCGAGCGGGTGACGGCGCTGGAGGCGCTGGTGCGCTGGGAGCACCCGGAGCGGGGCCTGCTCGGGCCCGACGCCTTCCTGGCGCTCGCGGAGGACGCCGGCTGGATCCACGAGGTCGGCGAGCGCGTGCTGCGCCTGGCCTGCCTGGAGTACGCCGCGCTGCTCGACGCGTTCCCGCAGACCCCCGAGCTGCTGCACGTCAACATCTCGGCGCTGCAGATGGAGCCGCGGCTGCCCGAGGCGGTCGCCCGCGCCCTGGCCGACGCCGGGCTGCCCGGCGAGCGGCTCGTCCTCGAGGTCACCGGCACCACGGCGGTGGCCGATGCGCCGTCGACGCGGGCCGTGATGGAGGCGGTGTGCGCGCTGGGCGCCGTGTGGGCGCTCGACGACTTCGGCACCGGCTTCGCCGCCATCGACCGGCTCGCCGACCTGCCCGTGTCGATGGTCAAGCTGCCGCGCCCGATGGTCCGCGGGCTCGGCAGCCCGCGCGGCGCGCGCCTGGTGGCGGGCACCCTCGCCCTGGCCCGCGAGGTGGGGCTCGACGTGGTCGCCGAGGGCGTCGAGACCCGCGACGAGGCCGACGCGCTGCTGGCGGCAGGCTGCCGCCAGGCGCAGGGGCACCTGTGGGCGGCGGCGATGCAGCCGGTGGAGCTCGGCCGGTGGATGCGCCGGGGAGCTCAGGCCGGCGTGTCGAGCCCGCGCAGCTGAGCCTCGAGCCACTCGTGCGGCGGCAGGGCGCCCGCGGCCGCCACCAGGCCGGCTGAGCGGCGCTCGCGCTCGGCCGGCTCCATCGTCAGCGCGCGGTGCAGCGCCGTGGCGGTGCCGCTCACGTCGAAGGGGTTGACGAGCAGGGCGTGCTCGCCGAGCTCGTGGGCCGCGCCCGCCTCGGTGGAGAGCACCAGCACGGCGTGGCGCTGCGAGAGCAGGGGGCCCTCCTTGGCCACGAGGTTCATGCCGTCGCGGACGGGGTTGACGAGCAGCACGTCGGCCAGCCGGTAGGTCGCCAGCGAACGCGGGTAGTCGTCGTCGACCGTCAGCAGCAGCGGCGACCAGCCGGGGAAGGCGAACTCCTCGTCGATCTCGGCGGCCAGGCGCTGCACGTGGGCGGTGTACTCGCGGTACTCCGGCAGGTCGTGCCGCGAGGGGTAGGCGCCGGCGACGTGCACGACCCGGCCGACCCACTCGGGGTGGCGGCGCAGCAGCTCGCGGTAGGCCAGCAGCCCGCGCACGATGTTCTTCGAGAGCTCCGTGCGGTCGACGCGCGCGATGACCAGCCGGTCGCCGATCCGCGCGCGCATGGCGTTCTCGTAGCTGATGACGTCGGGGCGCGAGCCGCGCTCGCACAGCTCGTCGGCGTCGATGCCCAGCGCGTGCACGGTGACGCGGGTACGCCGTCCCTCCCACGTCACGGTGCCGCCGTCGGTCTCGTCGCTGGTCACGTCGTCGTGGACGGTGCCGTGCCGCTCGACCCGCGCGCCGAGCACCCGCTCGCAGCAGTCGAGGAAGGCCTCCGCCCAGCGCGGCGCCAGGAAGCCGGCCTCGTCGGCGCCCAGCACGCCGAGGAGCACCTCGCGCGCGATCTCGGCGGGCAGCATCGAGAAGTAGTCGGCGGGGGCCCACGGCGTGTGCGAGAAGTGCGCGATGCGCAGGTCGGGGCGCCGGTCGCGCAGCATCCGGGGCGTCAGCGTCAGGTGGTAGTCCTGCACCAGCACCTTCGCGCCCGGCGCCGCCTCCTCGGCCAGCGCCGCCGCGAACGCCCGGTTGAAGGTCGAGTAGGCCGCCCACTCGCGCGTGAAGCCGGCGTCGAAGACCGGCGCGGTGGGGGTCGCGTAGAGGCGGTGGTGCACGAACCACAGGGTGGAGTTGGCGACCGCGTTGTAGGCCAGCGAGAACGTGTGGGCGTCGATGCCGTCGGCCTCGGCGAGCATCCGCACGGCCAGCCCGCCGCCCTCGTCGCCGGCGTCGATGCGCCCGCGCGGGCGGCCCTGCACGGCCTGCCGGTCGGCCTCGGTCAGCGCGGTGCACACCCACAGCGCCGAGCTGGTGTCGCGCCCGGCGCTCGAGAGCGCCGAGACCAGCCCGCCGCCGCCCCGGCGCCCCCGCGGCCGCCCCTCGGCGTCGAGGTGGAACGAGA harbors:
- a CDS encoding LytR C-terminal domain-containing protein, whose amino-acid sequence is MAGRRDDGGGGSPLEGLGAPRRGSHRTGGGLGGLLTSLGAVLAVVVLLGGLYVAFGRDSGDDDGGATATGGSSSAPVATEAASASATPAPTPSATPSATPTPSETPSSEASPSGTPAAESGTAGDGGAEDPGAGDEEGLHDLPVVVLNQSGQAGLAGRTASALRATGWTVSSVGNFHGSVPSTTVYYPDGALAAAQALAAELPGPDRVRPVFSGISATKLTVILA
- a CDS encoding putative bifunctional diguanylate cyclase/phosphodiesterase, with amino-acid sequence MRRSRSRLPGSTPVWLCTVVLAAAAVVLLRTGALGTAPAPGAPHAPWLLLVAALAVAETVIVHVEFRREAHTFGFNELVLAGGLLAVGGRELVLAQAVATVVAMLARRQVPLKFAFNVAQYSLATATTVAVLGAVCPRPHLLDLPTALAVLGATVAGSTVSWVAILAAIALVDRPPSRGEALEVLLVGYLGVLANAGLGLSLLLLLREGPLALLCAAPAAAVAIASYRAYLASRQRREHLAFLLEATSALQSGGDPSDTSGGWATVLRTLRTALRAESAVLLVAPSGAGGTAGDDGWLLLRTAAVGDEGVARFERVPAEAAAALRPSVDGLHDRRRGAGDAAWLAARDWPGALSATISDEARVLGHLLLGPRVGANAHYAAADLVLVEALANQVSGVLETGRLEQALRQITVLKEQMQHEAWHDPLTALANRALFRDRLEAAVGAPDGVSVLLVDLDDFKAVNDELGHAAGDRLLRAVGDRMREVVRDLDTPARLGGDEFAAVLPGCSPDDAHEVAARLLAALSAPVQLDGARVPVRASVGIATLGGEHLTPEELLRRADLALYAVKAEGKTGARAWSPSLTSAMERRTVLTATLPAAIAGGEIVCHYQPVLDLGSERVTALEALVRWEHPERGLLGPDAFLALAEDAGWIHEVGERVLRLACLEYAALLDAFPQTPELLHVNISALQMEPRLPEAVARALADAGLPGERLVLEVTGTTAVADAPSTRAVMEAVCALGAVWALDDFGTGFAAIDRLADLPVSMVKLPRPMVRGLGSPRGARLVAGTLALAREVGLDVVAEGVETRDEADALLAAGCRQAQGHLWAAAMQPVELGRWMRRGAQAGVSSPRS
- a CDS encoding alpha,alpha-trehalose-phosphate synthase (UDP-forming) is translated as MAASLLVASNRGPLSFHLDAEGRPRGRRGGGGLVSALSSAGRDTSSALWVCTALTEADRQAVQGRPRGRIDAGDEGGGLAVRMLAEADGIDAHTFSLAYNAVANSTLWFVHHRLYATPTAPVFDAGFTREWAAYSTFNRAFAAALAEEAAPGAKVLVQDYHLTLTPRMLRDRRPDLRIAHFSHTPWAPADYFSMLPAEIAREVLLGVLGADEAGFLAPRWAEAFLDCCERVLGARVERHGTVHDDVTSDETDGGTVTWEGRRTRVTVHALGIDADELCERGSRPDVISYENAMRARIGDRLVIARVDRTELSKNIVRGLLAYRELLRRHPEWVGRVVHVAGAYPSRHDLPEYREYTAHVQRLAAEIDEEFAFPGWSPLLLTVDDDYPRSLATYRLADVLLVNPVRDGMNLVAKEGPLLSQRHAVLVLSTEAGAAHELGEHALLVNPFDVSGTATALHRALTMEPAERERRSAGLVAAAGALPPHEWLEAQLRGLDTPA
- the otsB gene encoding trehalose-phosphatase, whose amino-acid sequence is MTEPADPLHAPLRTDEGRAGLAALLAAPGRAVVGLDFDGTLAPIVDDPADARAHPAVRGVLERLAPLLGRLAVVTGRPVEQVVELAGVAQLHRLEVRGHYGLERWDAAAGRVVRPELPPGVEQVRRALPGLLLALAPDAAVEDKGASLAVHTRRTPAPEETFERLQAPLAELAEAHGLVVEPGRFVLELRPPGADKGGALRALADELGDPSAVVFVGDDLGDLAAFEAVRALRAGGTPGVVVCSGSDEVPELLQLADAVVEGPAGVASWLTALADALGTPEHPNGAPVPPA